From the Euphorbia lathyris chromosome 6, ddEupLath1.1, whole genome shotgun sequence genome, one window contains:
- the LOC136231848 gene encoding KH domain-containing protein At4g18375-like isoform X1, which translates to MGENGKRYRHRDHHDGDSRNQKRRFSDKDEKGNDELVVYRILCPDEVIGSVIGKNGKVINSIRQETRAKVKVVDPFPGAKNRVITIYCYVNKKDDMGDDEFYDREPLCSAQDALLRVHTAISNAVSSIMDSDKKRNREECQILVPSSQSANIIGKAGSTIKKLRTKTRANIKVTAKDASDPTQSCAMNFDNFILITGESEAVKKALLAVSAIIYKFNPKEEIPLETTVAETHPSIIIPSDLPIYPSGGLYPNADTIVSSRSVPQILGSTHVPELQGYGDAGSTWPVYSSTLPVIPNFGGTSRSEELILRVLCPFDKIGRVIGKGGGTIKSIRQASGARIEVDDTKADRDDCVITVTATESPDDLKSMGVEAILLLQGKINDEDDDAGRFRLLVPSKVIGCIIGKSGSIVNEIRKRTRADVRISKGEKPKCAGANDELVEVLGEVGSVRDALVQIVLRLRDDVVRENDGGHNPSVGADPFYSGGAGISMPSLLPSIPQVAPLAYDQRGETGSGFGLLSSSGIYGYGSLSMGDNGYGSMSSYSSSKLYGELPSPSTLEMLVPANAVGKVMGKGGANLSNIRKISGAIVEISDAKSARGDRIAHISGTPEQKRAAENLIQAFIMST; encoded by the exons ATGGGTGAGAATGGGAAACGATATCGCCACAGAGATCATCATGATGGGGACAGTAGAAATCAGAAAAGACGTTTCAGTGATAAGGATGAAAAGGGAAACGATGAACTTGTTGTTTATAGAATACTATGCCCAGATGAGGTTATAGGAAGTGTTATTGGAAAAAATGGGAAAGTCATAAATTCCATAAGGCAAGAGACAAGAGCTAAGGTTAAGGTAGTTGATCCATTTCCTGGTGCCAAGAATAGGGTTATTACTATTTATTGCTATGTCAATAAGAAGGATGATATGGGTGATGATGAGTTTTATGACCGTGAGCCTTTATGTAGTGCTCAGGATGCTCTCCTTAGGGTTCATACTGCAATTTCAAATGCAGTTTCCTCTATTATGGATTCTGACAAGAAACGGAATAGAGAGGAATGCCAAATTCTTGTCCCATCTAGCCAGTCTGCTAATATCATTGGGAAGGCTGGGTCTACTATAAAGAAATTGAGAACCAAGACGAGGGCAAACATTAAAGTTACTGCTAAGGATGCATCTGACCCAACTCAGTCTTGTGCTATGAACTTCGACAACTTCATTCTG ATTACTGGTGAATCAGAAGCTGTGAAAAAAGCGCTGCTTGCAGTTTCTGCAATTATATACAAATTCAATCCTAAGGAAGAAATTCCACTTGAGACAACTGTGGCAGAAACTCATCCAAGCATTATAATACCATCAGATCTCCCTATTTATCCATCAGGCGGATTATATCCAAATGCAGATACAATTGTCTCTTCCAGATCGGTTCCTCAAATCCTAGGATCCACACATGTGCCAGAACTTCAGGGTTATGGAGATGCAGGAAGTACATGGCCGGTGTATTCCTCTACTCTCCCTGTAATTCCAAACTTTGGTGGTACCTCGCGATCTGAAGAGTTGATCCTTCGAGTATTGTGTCCCTTTGACAAGATTGGGCGTGTCATTGGTAAGGGAGGGGGTACAATTAAAAGCATAAGGCAAGCAAGTGGAGCTCGTATCGAGGTTGATGATACAAAGGCTGATCGTGACGATTGTGTTATAACAGTGACAGCAACAGAA TCACCCGATGATTTGAAATCTATGGGAGTTGAAGCTATTTTATTGCTTCAAGGGAAGATAaatgatgaagatgatgatgcTGGTAGATTTCGACTCCTGGTTCCATCTAAGGTTATTGGGTGCATTATTGGGAAAAGTGGTTCAATTGTAAATGAAATTAGGAAGAGAACTAGAGCTGATGTACGCATATCAAAAGGCGAGAAGCCTAAGTGTGCAGGTGCCAATGATGAACTTGTTGAG GTCTTGGGAGAAGTAGGAAGTGTTAGAGATGCACTTGTCCAAATTGTTTTGAGGCTCAGAGATGATGTCGTGAGAGAAAATGATGGTGGCCATAATCCTTCAGTTGGTGCTGATCCTTTTTATTCAGGTGGCGCGGGTATTTCTATGCCATCTCTCTTGCCTTCTATTCCACAAGTTGCTCCACTGGCTTATGATCAGAGGGGTGAAACTGGAAGTGGCTTTGGCCTGCTTTCGTCAAGCGGCATCTATGGATATGGATCTCTATCG ATGGGAGACAATGGCTATGGCTCGATGTCCTCATATTCATCATCTAAGCTGTATGGAGA GCTACCTTCACCCTCAACCTTAGAAATGTTGGTGCCTGCTAATGCAGTGGGTAAAGTGATGGGCAAAGGAGGGGCTAATCTTTCCAATATTCGAAAG ATCTCTGGAGCAATTGTAGAGATATCTGATGCCAAGTCTGCTAGAGGTGATCGAATTGCTCATATCTCTGGCACACCAGAGCAGAAACGTGCAGCTGAAAACCTGATCCAGGCATTTATAATGTCCACCTGA
- the LOC136231848 gene encoding KH domain-containing protein At4g18375-like isoform X2: MGENGKRYRHRDHHDGDSRNQKRRFSDKDEKGNDELVVYRILCPDEVIGSVIGKNGKVINSIRQETRAKVKVVDPFPGAKNRVITIYCYVNKKDDMGDDEFYDREPLCSAQDALLRVHTAISNAVSSIMDSDKKRNREECQILVPSSQSANIIGKAGSTIKKLRTKTRANIKVTAKDASDPTQSCAMNFDNFILITGESEAVKKALLAVSAIIYKFNPKEEIPLETTVAETHPSIIIPSDLPIYPSGGLYPNADTIVSSRSVPQILGSTHVPELQGYGDAGSTWPVYSSTLPVIPNFGGTSRSEELILRVLCPFDKIGRVIGKGGGTIKSIRQASGARIEVDDTKADRDDCVITVTATESPDDLKSMGVEAILLLQGKINDEDDDAGRFRLLVPSKVIGCIIGKSGSIVNEIRKRTRADVRISKGEKPKCAGANDELVEVLGEVGSVRDALVQIVLRLRDDVVRENDGGHNPSVGADPFYSGGAGISMPSLLPSIPQVAPLAYDQRGETGSGFGLLSSSGIYGYGSLSMGDNGYGSMSSYSSSKLLPSPSTLEMLVPANAVGKVMGKGGANLSNIRKISGAIVEISDAKSARGDRIAHISGTPEQKRAAENLIQAFIMST, translated from the exons ATGGGTGAGAATGGGAAACGATATCGCCACAGAGATCATCATGATGGGGACAGTAGAAATCAGAAAAGACGTTTCAGTGATAAGGATGAAAAGGGAAACGATGAACTTGTTGTTTATAGAATACTATGCCCAGATGAGGTTATAGGAAGTGTTATTGGAAAAAATGGGAAAGTCATAAATTCCATAAGGCAAGAGACAAGAGCTAAGGTTAAGGTAGTTGATCCATTTCCTGGTGCCAAGAATAGGGTTATTACTATTTATTGCTATGTCAATAAGAAGGATGATATGGGTGATGATGAGTTTTATGACCGTGAGCCTTTATGTAGTGCTCAGGATGCTCTCCTTAGGGTTCATACTGCAATTTCAAATGCAGTTTCCTCTATTATGGATTCTGACAAGAAACGGAATAGAGAGGAATGCCAAATTCTTGTCCCATCTAGCCAGTCTGCTAATATCATTGGGAAGGCTGGGTCTACTATAAAGAAATTGAGAACCAAGACGAGGGCAAACATTAAAGTTACTGCTAAGGATGCATCTGACCCAACTCAGTCTTGTGCTATGAACTTCGACAACTTCATTCTG ATTACTGGTGAATCAGAAGCTGTGAAAAAAGCGCTGCTTGCAGTTTCTGCAATTATATACAAATTCAATCCTAAGGAAGAAATTCCACTTGAGACAACTGTGGCAGAAACTCATCCAAGCATTATAATACCATCAGATCTCCCTATTTATCCATCAGGCGGATTATATCCAAATGCAGATACAATTGTCTCTTCCAGATCGGTTCCTCAAATCCTAGGATCCACACATGTGCCAGAACTTCAGGGTTATGGAGATGCAGGAAGTACATGGCCGGTGTATTCCTCTACTCTCCCTGTAATTCCAAACTTTGGTGGTACCTCGCGATCTGAAGAGTTGATCCTTCGAGTATTGTGTCCCTTTGACAAGATTGGGCGTGTCATTGGTAAGGGAGGGGGTACAATTAAAAGCATAAGGCAAGCAAGTGGAGCTCGTATCGAGGTTGATGATACAAAGGCTGATCGTGACGATTGTGTTATAACAGTGACAGCAACAGAA TCACCCGATGATTTGAAATCTATGGGAGTTGAAGCTATTTTATTGCTTCAAGGGAAGATAaatgatgaagatgatgatgcTGGTAGATTTCGACTCCTGGTTCCATCTAAGGTTATTGGGTGCATTATTGGGAAAAGTGGTTCAATTGTAAATGAAATTAGGAAGAGAACTAGAGCTGATGTACGCATATCAAAAGGCGAGAAGCCTAAGTGTGCAGGTGCCAATGATGAACTTGTTGAG GTCTTGGGAGAAGTAGGAAGTGTTAGAGATGCACTTGTCCAAATTGTTTTGAGGCTCAGAGATGATGTCGTGAGAGAAAATGATGGTGGCCATAATCCTTCAGTTGGTGCTGATCCTTTTTATTCAGGTGGCGCGGGTATTTCTATGCCATCTCTCTTGCCTTCTATTCCACAAGTTGCTCCACTGGCTTATGATCAGAGGGGTGAAACTGGAAGTGGCTTTGGCCTGCTTTCGTCAAGCGGCATCTATGGATATGGATCTCTATCG ATGGGAGACAATGGCTATGGCTCGATGTCCTCATATTCATCATCTAAGCT GCTACCTTCACCCTCAACCTTAGAAATGTTGGTGCCTGCTAATGCAGTGGGTAAAGTGATGGGCAAAGGAGGGGCTAATCTTTCCAATATTCGAAAG ATCTCTGGAGCAATTGTAGAGATATCTGATGCCAAGTCTGCTAGAGGTGATCGAATTGCTCATATCTCTGGCACACCAGAGCAGAAACGTGCAGCTGAAAACCTGATCCAGGCATTTATAATGTCCACCTGA
- the LOC136233192 gene encoding ornithine aminotransferase, mitochondrial, giving the protein MASAKRSLERLLNRVCRQTTRSYSALPEGSSASSSHQLINLEYEFSAHNYHPVPVVFSQAKGSAIWDPEGNKYLDFLSAYSAVNQGHCHPKIMKALHDQAEKLTLSSRAFYNDRFPLFAERLTNMFGYDMVLPMNTGAEGVETALKLARKWGYQKKKIPNDEAIIVSCCGCFHGRTLAVISMSCDNEATRGFGPLLPGHLKVDFGDVVGLEKIFKERGDQIAGFLFEPIQGEAGVVIPPDGYLKSIRDLCTKYNVLMIADEIQTGLARTGKMLACDWEQVRPDVVILGKALGGGMIPVSAVLADEDIMLCIQPGEHGSTFGGNPLASAVAIAALDVIRDEGLAERSAQMGEEFRKQLLKVKQEFPEYIKEVRGRGLFNAVEFNSKSLSPISAYDICLKLKERGVLAKPTHDTIVRLTPPLSISLDELQEGSKAMSEVLEHDVANMKKAKPEKTSSVGSTTCDRCGRNLYGCSD; this is encoded by the exons ATGGCTTCAGCTAAAAGATCACTTGAGCGTTTGTTGAACAGAGTTTGCAGGCAGACTACGAGAAGCTATTCTGCTCTTCCTGAAGGATCATCTGCTTCCTCTTCTCACCAACTCATCAACTTGGAGTATGAATTCAGTGCCCACAA TTACCATCCAGTTCCTGTCGTGTTCTCACAAGCAAAGGGATCTGCTATATGGGATCCAGAAGGCAACAAATACCTAGATTTTCTTTCGGCTTACTCAGCAGTTAATCAG GGACATTGTCATCCAAAGATAATGAAAGCATTACATGATCAGGCCGAAAAGCTAACCCTGAGTTCCAGAGCCTTTTATAATGATAGATTTCCACTATTTGCAGAGCGCCTAACAAACATGTTTGGTTATGATATGGTGCTACCCATGAACACTGGTGCTGAGGGGGTCGAAACAGCCCTAAAGTTGGCTAGAAAATGGGGATATCAGAAGAAAAAAATCCCTAATGATGAG GCTATCATCGTCTCTTGTTGCGGTTGCTTCCATGGCCGTACATTGGCTGTCATCTCTATGAGCTGTGACAATGAGGCAACTCGTGGGTTTGGACCATTGTTGCCTGGTCATCTTAAGGTTGATTTTGGTGATGTAGTTGGTCTTGAGAAGATCTTTAAAG AAAGAGGAGATCAAATAGCTGGATTTCTTTTTGAACCCATCCAAGGAGAAGCAGGG GTTGTTATACCTCCAGATGGTTACTTAAAATCCATAAGAGATCTTTGTACAAAATACAATGTCTTAATGATTGCTGATGAAATTCAAACTGGCTTAGCGCGGACCGGAAAGATGTTGGCTTGTGATTGGGAGCAAGTTCGTCCTGATGTAGTA ATACTGGGGAAAGCATTGGGAGGCGGAATGATACCTGTTAGTGCGGTTCTTGCAGATGAAGACATAATGCTGTGTATTCAACCTGGAGAGCACGGAAG CACATTTGGAGGAAATCCTTTGGCCAGTGCCGTTGCTATCGCGGCGCTTGATGTGATCAGAGACGAGGGGCTTGCAGAGAG ATCTGCCCAAATGGGAGAGGAATTTAGGAAACAATTATTGAAGGTTAAGCAGGAGTTCCCAGAGTACATAAAGGAAGTTCGAGGAAGAGGTTTGTTCAATGCTGTGGAGTTCAACAGCAAGAGTTTGTCCCCCATTTCTGCATATGATATTTGCCTCAAGTTGAAGGAGAGAGGAGTTCTCGCTAAGCCCACACATGATACTATTGTCCGGTTAACTCCGCCGCTATCGATTAG TTTGGATGAGCTTCAAGAAGGGTCAAAGGCAATGAGTGAAGTTCTGGAACATGATGTAGCAAACATGAAGAAAGCCAAACCAGAAAAAACTTCCTCAGTTGGTTCTACAACATGTGACCGTTGCGGACGAAATTTGTATGGTTGTTCAGATTAA